One Bacillus sp. 1780r2a1 DNA segment encodes these proteins:
- a CDS encoding enoyl-CoA hydratase-related protein yields the protein MESIVYDKDKQVATIILNRPEAMNAFNYDMLCELEQVIEKARIDPDVRVVKFIGAGERAFSVGADLKERKTLTDQEVKRNIFKIGEVFSKIEQLPQPTLAIINGYAFGGGMELALACDFRFAGEDVGLGLTETSLGIIPGAGGTQRLPRIVGETKALELILTAERLLAHEAEKIGLVTKVSPLHELNDVVDCFISRILANAPIALQQAKFAIKEGMKVDLQTGLQIERKAYELTIPTEDRIEALTAFAEKRKPIFKGR from the coding sequence ATGGAATCTATTGTATATGATAAGGATAAACAAGTGGCCACAATCATTTTAAATCGACCGGAAGCGATGAACGCATTTAACTACGACATGCTATGTGAATTAGAGCAAGTGATAGAAAAAGCTCGTATTGATCCAGATGTGCGAGTTGTGAAATTTATCGGTGCAGGTGAAAGAGCATTTAGTGTGGGAGCGGATTTGAAAGAAAGAAAAACGCTTACTGATCAAGAAGTAAAGCGAAATATCTTTAAAATTGGTGAAGTGTTTTCTAAAATTGAGCAACTTCCACAACCTACGCTTGCAATCATTAACGGTTATGCCTTTGGTGGAGGTATGGAACTAGCTTTAGCCTGTGATTTTCGATTTGCTGGGGAAGATGTAGGTCTTGGGTTAACTGAAACAAGCTTGGGAATTATCCCTGGTGCTGGTGGGACTCAACGCTTACCTCGCATTGTTGGGGAAACCAAAGCACTTGAGCTAATTCTAACAGCAGAGCGGTTACTAGCACACGAAGCAGAAAAGATTGGCTTAGTGACAAAGGTTAGCCCGCTCCACGAATTAAACGATGTTGTTGACTGTTTTATTAGCCGTATATTAGCAAATGCACCAATTGCTTTGCAGCAAGCGAAATTTGCTATTAAAGAAGGAATGAAAGTAGATTTGCAGACAGGCTTGCAAATTGAAAGGAAAGCTTATGAGTTAACGATTCCAACAGAAGATCGTATTGAAGCTCTAACAGCCTTTGCTGAGAAACGAAAGCCAATTTTTAAAGGAAGATAA
- a CDS encoding M48 family metallopeptidase, giving the protein MKKIVLGSFILFVIYAVLIWLYLFQWSDTSIPDALKGTSADPATFMNERELVLAQEYSQIKDFLFFLSVPYEWLSFVLVLVLGFSRKFSKWAKDITKMKPLQTAIYVFWLSLLLQVFTFPLDWISYKLSMAYNITTQPFTSWMKDVTTDFWVSLVMMWVIVFVLYTLITKSPNRWWFYAWLLSIPFTLFITFIQPVVIDPLYNDFYPLKDKQLEEKILRLADEASIPTDHVYEVNMSEKTNSMNAYVTGIGANSRIVLWDTTLNKLSDNEILFIMAHEMGHYVKKHIYVGIASALVLSLVGLWVTKRLADMIMRRWGTNIKVKSLQDVSSLPLILLLLSVLTFAVSPATNLLSRHHEVQSDTYALELTEDKEAAIKTFQELSRSGLSQVNPPFLVKVFRYSHPTILERIEFMEEHNKEE; this is encoded by the coding sequence ATGAAGAAGATAGTACTTGGTTCGTTTATTCTATTTGTTATATACGCTGTATTAATATGGCTTTACTTATTTCAATGGAGCGACACTTCTATTCCTGATGCGTTAAAAGGGACAAGTGCGGATCCGGCTACTTTTATGAATGAAAGAGAGCTTGTATTAGCGCAAGAATACTCACAAATAAAAGATTTTTTATTCTTTCTCTCTGTGCCGTATGAATGGTTAAGCTTTGTTTTAGTTCTAGTACTAGGATTCTCGCGTAAATTTAGTAAGTGGGCAAAAGACATTACAAAAATGAAGCCTTTGCAAACTGCTATTTATGTATTCTGGCTATCGTTGCTTTTACAAGTATTTACGTTCCCGCTTGATTGGATTAGTTACAAATTATCGATGGCGTATAATATTACAACGCAGCCTTTTACAAGCTGGATGAAGGATGTGACCACTGACTTTTGGGTAAGCCTTGTTATGATGTGGGTAATCGTGTTTGTTCTATATACTTTAATCACCAAGTCCCCAAACAGGTGGTGGTTTTATGCATGGTTATTATCAATTCCTTTTACTTTATTTATCACATTTATTCAGCCGGTTGTCATCGATCCTTTGTATAACGATTTTTATCCGTTAAAAGATAAGCAGCTAGAAGAAAAAATTCTCCGCTTAGCAGATGAAGCGTCCATTCCTACGGATCATGTATATGAAGTGAATATGTCCGAAAAGACAAATTCAATGAACGCGTATGTAACAGGGATAGGTGCAAACTCAAGAATTGTACTTTGGGATACTACTTTAAATAAACTAAGTGATAATGAAATTTTATTTATCATGGCTCATGAAATGGGTCATTACGTGAAAAAGCATATCTATGTTGGAATTGCCAGTGCTCTAGTGCTTTCTTTGGTTGGGTTATGGGTGACAAAGAGACTGGCGGACATGATAATGCGTAGATGGGGAACTAATATAAAGGTTAAATCGTTGCAGGATGTATCATCATTACCGCTAATTTTGCTATTACTCTCTGTTCTTACGTTTGCGGTTAGCCCAGCTACAAACTTATTGTCCCGGCATCATGAAGTGCAATCAGATACGTATGCTTTAGAATTAACAGAAGACAAGGAAGCTGCGATTAAAACGTTTCAAGAACTTAGTCGTTCGGGTCTATCTCAGGTAAACCCTCCGTTTCTTGTGAAAGTATTTCGTTATAGCCATCCAACCATCTTAGAGAGAATCGAGTTTATGGAAGAGCATAATAAAGAAGAATAA
- the aceA gene encoding isocitrate lyase, whose protein sequence is MKVNDLRVKQLENSWKNDERWSGIERPYSAEKVIGLRGSIDIEHTLARRGANKFWNLLQTEDYIHALGALTGNQAVQQIKAGLKAIYLSGWQVAADANLSGHMYPDQSLYPANSVPHVVKRINQALQRADQIQHLEGEGEVDYFAPIIADAEAGFGGQLNVFELMKGMIESGASAVHFEDQLSSEKKCGHLGGKVLLPTQTAVKNLIAARLAADVMGVPTILIARTDADAADLITSDIDPVDKQFIRGERTAEGFYRTKAGLDQAIARGLAYAPYADLIWCETSEPNLAQAQQFADAIHEKFPGKMLAYNCSPSFNWKKKLDAKTIEKFQREIAKMGYKFQFVTLAGFHALNHSMFELARGYKDRGMAAYSELQEREFSSEINGYTATRHQREVGTGYFDEVAQVVSGGTSSTTALKGSTEEEQFTSK, encoded by the coding sequence ATTAAAGTGAACGATTTAAGAGTAAAGCAATTAGAGAATAGTTGGAAAAATGATGAGCGTTGGAGTGGAATCGAAAGACCTTATTCAGCAGAGAAAGTAATTGGTTTAAGAGGCTCCATAGATATTGAACATACATTGGCTAGAAGGGGTGCCAATAAATTTTGGAATTTGCTTCAAACAGAAGACTACATTCATGCGTTAGGAGCATTAACTGGGAATCAAGCCGTTCAGCAAATAAAGGCAGGGTTAAAGGCTATTTATTTAAGCGGATGGCAAGTAGCGGCAGATGCCAACTTATCCGGCCATATGTATCCTGACCAAAGTTTGTATCCAGCTAATAGCGTTCCCCATGTTGTAAAAAGAATTAATCAAGCGCTCCAACGTGCCGACCAGATTCAACATCTAGAAGGAGAAGGAGAAGTTGATTACTTTGCTCCAATTATTGCAGATGCTGAAGCTGGGTTTGGCGGACAACTCAACGTATTTGAGTTGATGAAAGGTATGATTGAATCAGGTGCATCTGCGGTTCACTTTGAAGATCAGTTATCTTCAGAGAAGAAATGTGGTCATCTTGGAGGAAAAGTCTTACTTCCTACCCAAACGGCGGTTAAAAACTTGATTGCTGCTAGGTTAGCGGCAGATGTTATGGGAGTTCCTACTATATTAATTGCACGTACGGATGCAGATGCTGCAGATTTAATCACAAGTGATATTGATCCGGTTGATAAGCAATTTATTAGAGGAGAGAGAACTGCAGAAGGTTTTTATCGTACAAAAGCAGGGCTAGATCAAGCGATTGCTAGAGGATTAGCTTATGCACCGTATGCTGATTTAATTTGGTGTGAGACATCTGAGCCTAATTTAGCACAAGCACAACAATTTGCGGACGCAATTCATGAAAAGTTTCCTGGTAAAATGTTGGCGTATAACTGTTCACCTTCATTTAACTGGAAGAAAAAGCTGGATGCAAAAACGATTGAAAAGTTTCAAAGAGAAATTGCAAAGATGGGTTACAAATTTCAATTTGTTACGTTGGCGGGCTTCCATGCGCTTAATCATAGCATGTTTGAATTAGCTAGAGGCTATAAAGATAGAGGTATGGCGGCTTATTCGGAGCTGCAAGAGAGAGAGTTTAGTAGTGAAATAAATGGCTATACGGCAACAAGACATCAAAGAGAGGTAGGTACGGGTTACTTTGATGAGGTTGCTCAAGTTGTATCAGGTGGTACATCGTCTACAACAGCACTAAAAGGTTCAACGGAAGAAGAGCAGTTTACCAGCAAATAA
- a CDS encoding IDEAL domain-containing protein, which yields MNNEKSYAEMMKSLARKRKIREADNVLDMYIDMLIDDALFKHKKTILETQINYALDERDRTAFYDLSLQYQSLLRTST from the coding sequence ATGAACAATGAAAAATCGTACGCCGAGATGATGAAATCCCTCGCTCGCAAAAGAAAAATTCGCGAAGCTGATAACGTGCTTGATATGTACATTGACATGCTTATTGACGATGCCTTATTTAAACACAAAAAAACCATTTTAGAAACGCAAATTAACTATGCATTAGATGAACGAGATCGTACTGCATTTTATGACTTGTCTCTTCAATATCAATCTCTTTTAAGAACATCTACATGA
- a CDS encoding TVP38/TMEM64 family protein encodes MDFDKIKEYLTLEGVLELLEEYQSFGIIPGLLLPILEAFIPILPLFAFVMANAAAFGLWLGFLISWVGSCVGSIIVFLIFRRYGQARFLNFISRHAQIRKIMAWVERHGFGPLFLMLCFPFTPSAAINVVAGLSRVSMPQFVLAVLAGKMVMIFMMSFIGADFISFVQQPTKAIVVLIVIFVLWVVGKQIERRLNVRMNQ; translated from the coding sequence ATGGACTTTGATAAAATTAAAGAATACTTAACGCTTGAAGGTGTGCTTGAACTTTTAGAAGAATATCAATCATTTGGTATTATACCGGGACTATTACTTCCTATTCTTGAAGCATTTATTCCGATTTTACCTCTGTTTGCTTTTGTTATGGCAAATGCTGCTGCATTTGGCTTATGGTTAGGTTTTCTAATTTCGTGGGTTGGGTCGTGCGTAGGGTCAATTATTGTTTTCCTTATCTTTCGTCGATATGGACAAGCACGCTTCTTGAATTTTATAAGTAGGCATGCTCAAATTCGAAAGATTATGGCCTGGGTTGAACGCCATGGTTTTGGTCCACTGTTTTTAATGCTATGCTTTCCTTTCACTCCATCAGCTGCTATTAATGTTGTTGCTGGCTTATCCAGAGTCAGTATGCCACAATTTGTGTTAGCGGTTTTAGCAGGAAAAATGGTAATGATTTTTATGATGAGCTTTATAGGAGCTGACTTTATCTCCTTCGTACAACAGCCGACAAAAGCTATTGTTGTTTTAATTGTTATTTTTGTATTATGGGTTGTAGGAAAACAAATTGAGAGGCGCCTAAATGTTCGTATGAACCAGTAG
- the fabG gene encoding 3-oxoacyl-ACP reductase FabG, translated as MRLKDKVAIITGAANGLGFEAARIFAKEGAKVALVDYDQALGEEKAQVLRNEGGDVTFFQVNVADRDNVDGMVEEVVETYSKIDILVNNAGITRDAMLTKLTMEDFQAVINVNLTGVFNCTQAVVPHMVAQGSGKIISTSSVSGVYGNVGQTNYAAAKAAVVGMTKTWAKELGRKGINVNAVAPGFIETNMVAAVPEKVINQMKSTIPLQRLGQPSDIGYAYLYLASDESNYVNGTVLHVDGGIMM; from the coding sequence ATGAGATTAAAAGACAAGGTGGCAATTATTACAGGCGCTGCAAATGGATTAGGCTTTGAAGCTGCACGGATTTTTGCAAAAGAAGGAGCAAAAGTGGCACTCGTTGATTATGACCAAGCTTTAGGTGAAGAGAAAGCACAGGTTTTACGAAATGAAGGTGGAGACGTCACATTCTTTCAAGTCAATGTTGCAGATCGTGATAACGTAGATGGGATGGTAGAAGAAGTAGTAGAAACCTATAGCAAAATAGACATTTTAGTTAACAATGCAGGAATTACCAGAGATGCAATGCTAACTAAGTTAACAATGGAAGACTTTCAAGCAGTTATTAACGTTAACTTGACGGGTGTTTTTAACTGTACGCAAGCTGTTGTGCCTCATATGGTAGCTCAAGGCAGTGGGAAAATTATTAGTACGTCGTCTGTTTCAGGCGTATATGGGAACGTTGGACAAACCAATTACGCAGCAGCAAAAGCCGCGGTTGTAGGAATGACTAAGACTTGGGCAAAAGAACTTGGGCGTAAAGGAATTAACGTAAACGCTGTTGCACCAGGATTTATTGAAACGAATATGGTAGCTGCTGTTCCAGAGAAGGTCATTAACCAAATGAAATCAACCATACCGCTTCAAAGGTTAGGACAGCCTTCTGATATTGGCTATGCATACTTATATTTAGCATCAGATGAATCCAATTATGTAAACGGAACCGTATTACATGTCGATGGTGGAATTATGATGTAA